The proteins below come from a single Tachypleus tridentatus isolate NWPU-2018 chromosome 13, ASM421037v1, whole genome shotgun sequence genomic window:
- the LOC143237708 gene encoding uncharacterized protein LOC143237708 — MHAARETIDPAKNIFIVKREELNKNEEDLSESADENYVKSARKCRRRRKKKQRVQIRPIDVPKAPENSTQFIIDDHEDCNLYKSFENSGNVLNESSEQDLVGGSASDSWINVRHAAFHDIDYEYELPDDLDHTAFYEEDFENAYAKIRVENLLQMTEEELAERCAEYEAQKLALEKQLSQYDPELCLEQLQQKLLMLQEENEKLKKYNRSLKQYLYSRMHELSDEYSETDDGSLSDDESSPDNDGDSSGSTCILKDGDSSGCSEEKKSLSPENLENDNFLTNKNRAETSSDRNRKYPLKTENVETSDDVSSFLSLSDYDSSKKEVKCVDSPLKLQDFNPSAPISSPRQNEKKFLSAVTTCNDNIIPVRYHENDTVSSDTFLSGTPRVSVDPKNDISNEMYDIVTQTEEFEEDRKKQCG, encoded by the coding sequence ATGCATGCAGCAAGGGAAACTATAGATCCTGCAAAAAATATCTTCATTGTGAAAAGGGAAGAACTGAATAAAAATGAAGAAGATTTGTCAGAATCTGCTGATGAGAACTACGTTAAATCTGCTCGTAAATGTCGCCGCAGAAGGAAGAAGAAACAACGTGTACAAATAAGGCCAATAGATGTCCCAAAGGCTCCAGAAAACTCTACTCAGTTTATCATTGATGACCATGAAgactgtaatttatataaaagttttgaaaattctgGTAATGTCTTGAATGAAAGCTCAGAACAAGACTTGGTTGGAGGTTCAGCATCAGACAGTTGGATCAATGTTAGACATGCTGCTTTTCATGACATTGACTACGAATATGAATTACCAGATGACTTGGATCACACTGCATTTTATGAGGAAGATTTTGAAAATGCCTATGCAAAAATTAGAGTTGAGAATCTGCTACAGATGACTGAAGAAGAATTGGCAGAAAGGTGTGCTGAGTATGAAGCTCAGAAGCTTGCTTTGGAAAAACAGTTGTCACAATATGATCCAGAGCTTTGTCTGGAACAACTTCAACAGAAACTTTTGATGCTACAGGAAGAAAATGAAAAGCTCAAAAAATACAACAGATCTTTAAAGCAGTATTTATATTCCCGAATGCATGAATTATCTGATGAATATTCAGAAACAGATGATGGCAGTCTTTCAGATGATGAGTCATCCCCTGATAATGATGGTGACAGTAGTGGATCTACATGTATTTTAAAAGATGGAGACTCTTCAGGTTGTTCTGAAGAAAAGAAATCCTTATCCCCAGAAAACTtagaaaatgataattttctCACCAATAAGAACAGGGCTGAAACTTCTTCAGATAGAAATAGGAAATAccctttaaaaacagaaaatgttgaaACTTCTGATGATGTCAGTTCTTTTCTTTCACTTTCAGACTATGATTCATCAAAGAAGGAAGTAAAATGTGTAGACTCTCCTCTTAAGCTCCAAGACTTTAATCCTAGTGCACCTATAAGCAGTCCTagacaaaatgaaaaaaagtttttaagTGCTGTAACAACATGTAATGATAACATAATTCCTGTTAGGTACCATGAGAATGATACAGTATCAAGTGACACTTTTCTTAGTGGTACACCCAGAGTGTCAGTAGACCCAAAAAATGACATTTCAAATGAAATGTATGATATAGTAACTCAAACGGAAGAGTTTGAAGAAGACAGAAAAAAACAGTGTGGTTAG